AACAAAAACTGATAGCTAACAATTATGAGCTTTAATATTAATGACAAAGGTTATTATGGCGAATTTGGTGGTGCTTACATCCCAGAAATGCTATATCCAAACGTAGAAGAATTACGTCAAAACTATCTTAAAATAATGGCAGAACCTTCTTTTAAAGAAGAGTTTGACCTATTATTAAAGGATTACGTTGGCCGTCCTTCCCCACTCTATTTTGCAAAACGACTGAGTGAAAAATATAACACAAAAATATACTTAAAACGCGAAGACTTAAATCATACTGGCGCTCACAAAATCAACAATACAATTGGTCAGATTTTAATGGCGCAGCGTTTAGGAAAAACACGTATTATTGCTGAAACTGGCGCAGGTCAACACGGTGTTGCAACTGCAACCGTTTGTGCGTTAATGGGCATGGAATGTATCGTCTACATGGGCGAAATTGATATTGCACGCCAAGCTCCAAACGTAGCTCGAATGAAAATGCTAGGCGCAGAAGTCCGTCCCGCATTATCAGGAAGTCGTACTTTAAAAGATGCTACAAACGAAGCTATTAGAGACTGGATTAACAATCCTGTAAACACGCATTACATAATAGGAAGTGTTGTAGGACCACACCCTTATCCGGATATGGTGGCCCGTTTCCAAGCGGTGGTTTCAGAAGAAATTAAATGGCAATTAAAAGAGAAAGAAGGTCGTGACAAGCCAGACTACGTTATTGCGTGTGTTGGTGGTGGTAGTAATGCAGCAGGTGCTTTTTATCATTATTTAGATGATACAGAGGTTAAACTTATAGCAGTAGAAGCAGCAGGAAAAGGGATTCACTCTGGCGAAAGTGCCGCAACATCAATATTAGGTAAAGAAGGGATTATTCACGGAAGTAAGACCTTGCTTATGCAAACACCCGATGGACAAATAACAGAACCGTATTCGATTTCTGCAGGATTAGATTATCCTGGCGTTGGTCCAATGCATGCGCATTTATACAAAACAGGTCGCGCGGAATTTATTTCCATCACAGACGACCAAGCCATGACATCAGGTTTGCAATTAAGTCAATTAGAAGGTATTATTCCTGCAATAGAAAGCTCGCATGCTTTTGCTGTTTTTGAAGATAAAAAGTTTAATCCAGAGGATGTTGTTGTAATTAATTTATCAGGACGTGGTGATAAAGATTTACAAAATTACATCGACTATTTTAAATTGTAATATTTGGGCGTTACCGCAAGGGTCAGGCTTTCAAGGCTCGCGCTCTGCGAGGCGCTCAAACAAACCTTTCAATCCTTAACGCGGGATAGTTTTATGGTTAACAAAATAATGAGAATCAGAAACAACCACGTCATGTTGAACTAATTTTAATAGCGCTAAAAAGTATAAATCACAAACAACCACGTCATACTGAACTCGTTTCAGTATCGCAGAAGAAAAGAATCCGATTCTTGCAACATTACAAATAATGTGAATCTGAAACAAGTTCAGATTGACGTAACGGCATAAAGAACTTAAACAACAAATACAACGTCATGCCAAACTAGTTTTAGTAGCACTAAATAGAATAAATCATAAAACACAACGTCATGCTGAACTTGTTTCAGTATCACACAAGAAAAGAAAACAACAAACCAAAACGCCATACTGAACTCGTTTTAGTAGCACTAAAAAGAATAAATAACAAACCACAACGTCATGCTGAACTTGTTTCAGTATCACATAATATGAAAACAAGCTATACCTACATAATATCAAATAAATATAGAACAACATTCTATACTGGTGTAACTTCAAACTTGAGTAAAAGAATCACTGAACATCAAAACGGAATTGGCTCTGAGTTCACTAAAAAATATAATTTGAAAGATTTAGTTTACTATGAGGAGTTTACTGATATTAATCAAGCGATAGCAAGAGAAAAGCAAATTAAAAACTGGAAAAAGAAATGGAAACTAAATTTAATTAAAGAAAAAAATCCTTTTCTTACGACATTGCAAATAATGTGAATCTGAAACAAGTTCAGATTGACGTAACGGCATAATGAGCATAAATTACAAACACAACGTCATGCTAAACTTGTTTCAGTATCGCATAAGAAGAGAATCCGATTCTTGCGACATTGCAAATAATGTGACTCTGAAACTAGTTCAGATTGACGTAACGGCATAAAGAACATAAATTACAAACACAACGTCATGCTGAACTTGTTTCAGTATCGCATAAAAAGAGAATCCGATTCTTGCGACATTGCAAATAATGTGAATCTGAAACAAGTTCAGATTGACGTAACGGCATAACGAACATTAATTACAAACAACAACGTCATGCTGAAATCGTTTCAGTATCACACAAGAAAAGAAAACAACAAATACCACGTCATCCTGGACTCATTTCAGTTTGCAAAACTAAAACCCCCTTGGCTTGAATGTTTTTTTCTTTCGCTTTTTGAACAAGAAAAAAAATGAGTACAGATAAATTAAAAAATAAATTCATTTAAAAATGAACAGAATAAATCAAAAACTAAAAGAAGACAAAAAGCTATTAAGCATATACTTCTCTGCAGGTTACCCAAGTCTAAACGACACCGTTTCCATCATTCAAAACCTTGAAAAAAACGGCGTAGATATGATTGAAATCGGATTACCTTTTAGTGATCCCTTAGCAGATGGACCAACTATACAAGCTAGTTCTACAAAGGCATTAAAAAACGGAATGACAACAGATACGTTATTCAATCAACTAAAAGACATCCGACAAACAGTATCTATTCCATTAATAATTATGGGTTATTTTAATCCTATGTTACAATATGGCGTGGAAGCATTTTGCAAAAAATGTCAAGAGACAGGTATTGACGGATTAATAATTCCTGATTTACCCGTAGATGTTTACAATGACCAATACAAAGCAACATTTGAGAAGTACGGTTTAATAAATGTCTTTTTAATTACGCCACAGACTAGCGTGGAGCGCATCAACTTTATCGACTCGATATCTAACGGATTTATTTACATGGTAAGTAGCGCTAGCGTAACAGGAGGTAATTCTGGTTTTGGAATAGCACAAACGGATTACTTTAAGCGTATTGCAGACATGAAATTAAATAATCCTCAAATTATAGGTTTTGGTATTTCTGATAATAAAACATTTACACAGGCGACACAATATGCAAAAGGAGCAATTATTGGAAGTGCTTTTATAAAACACTTAACTAACAATGGCAACACCAATATAAAAGCCTTTACAGATACTATATTAAATTAAAAAGCAAATTCATGGCAACAATCACGTTTAGAGAAGCAACACTGGAGGACAAACCAATGCTATTACAATTTGAACAACAACTTATTGCCTTTGAGCGTCCTTTTGATCGTATTTTAAAAGATGATTGTTCGTATTACGATCTTGACTTTTTAATACAATCAAAAGACATTAAACTAATCGTTGCTGCAGTTGACAATACACTTATCGCTTCAGGCTATGCCAAAATTATTAAAGCAAAGCCCTACCATAAAATTACAGAATACACCTATATGGGGTTTATGTATGTCGACCCAGAATATAGAGGTCAAGGTGTGATTCAGAATATAATTGAACACTTAAAACAATGGTCCATTAGCATAAATGTCTTTGAAACAAGATTAGAAGTATATAGTGAGAATACCTCAGCTATTAAAGCTTATCAAAAGAAAGGGTTTAGAAACAGAATGATCGAAATGAAAATGGATCTTAAATAAATCTTTAAGACACTTTAACAATAAACACCATTAGTTTAACGACACCTTGTGACACAGTAGCATGTCTAATTACTATCTTTATTACGAACCAAAAAAAAAAAATTATGGGAATGATAAAAGATAGAAAGAAATTTAAAACAACGGTTAGACAAACAAATCCTACCAATCCAACAGGAAACACAAAAATGGAAACTAACGATTTTGATATTGATAGTGAAACCATAAAAAAACAGCAAAATAAAACGAATAGCTAATCATATTTAGCTTAGTTATTACATGCCTATTCAGTATATTTGAATAGGCATTTTTTTATGAAACTACTTAACGACTTCCGACTAATTCTGTTACTATGTTTAACCTTAGGCTTAGCTCCTTTTTTTCCAGAACCTCATCTTTGGGGTAAGTTAAAATGGATTGCCGGAGGCGCAACAGGCATGCATCCTAAAGATTGGTTTGATGTGTTTCTGCATGGCTTACCTTGGGTGCTTTTGATTAGAGTGATAATTGTAAAATTGACAAAAAAATAAACATGCTTAATATTGTATTAATAGAACCAGAGATCCCTAATAACACAGGTAATATTGGACGTTTAGCTTTAGCTTCTGGTTCCAGATTACACCTAGTAAAACCTTTCGGCTTCGAACTTAGCGATAAACGTTTAAAACGTGCTGGGTTAGATTATTGGAAACATTTAGATGTGGTTATATACGAGTCGAAAGAAGACTTTTTTAACACCAATAAAAATGAGAATTTTGCATTCTTTTCTAGTCACGGGACACAATCACATTGGGATATTCCTTTTAAAGACAATCAATTTTTAGTCTTTGGAAAAGAGTCTGTTGGTTTAGACAAAACTTTACTCAAAACACATTCAAATTCACTTTACAAAATACCGCTATACAGCGAACATATTAGAAGTTTAAACCTCGCCAACTCTGTTGGTATTGTCGTTTTTGAAGGTTTAAGACAATTATCAAACTAACTCATGGATTCAAAAAGAAGTAAACTCATAAAATCCCTATCAGAATACGCACAAATTGCACTTGGAATTATTTTAGCAAGTATTGGTTTAAAAGCCTTTTTACTTCCAAACGGGTTCTTAGATGGCGGTGTTACTGGTATTGCCCTATTAATAAACAGATTAGTACACACCAATATTTCTTTACTATTAGTACTACTAAGTATTCCTTTTTTAATCATTGGCTATTTTACGGTATCAAAACGGATTATTTTAAAATCTGTTATCAGTATTTTAGGCCTTGCATTATTTATCCACTTTGAAAACTTTGGAATTATAACAGAAGACAAGTTTCTAATCTCCATATTTGGTGGTTTATTCTTAGGGTCTGGTATCGGAATAGCTATCAGAAACGGGTGTGTTTTAGATGGATCAGAAATTTTGGGTGTCTTTATAAATGATCGTTTTGGAATAAGTATTGGTAAAGTGATCCTACTATTTAATGTTATTCTATTTACTATCACTGCTTTTGTGATCTCTAAAGAAATAGCCATGTACTCGATCCTTACTTATATTGTAACGGCTAAAGTCACAGATATGGTTATTGAAGGGTTTGAAGATTTTATAGGTGTATCTATTGTGTCTAAAGATTTTGATAAAATTAAAGTCGAAATCATTAAAGAGCTTGGTACAGGAATGACCATTTACAAAGGAAAAAGAGGTTTTATAAACCAAGGTGAGACGGAAGATATAGATATCATACATACCATTATAAACCGTATTGACATAAAAAAAATGTATCGTATTATATCCAATATAGACGAAGATGCCTTTATTGTCGAGTTTGACGTAAACAACGTTAAAGGAGGTGTATTACGACGGTACTTAGATAGAAAAAAAGGCGTAAATTCTGCTAAATTCTTATCAGAAACACCCATGCAATAAGCTTACTTATTTTTCTTCAAATACTGTAAATACATGTTTTCGACCTTCGTTCTAGCCCAAGGTGTACGACGTAAAAATTTTAAACTAGATTTAATTGAAGGGTTGTCGGTAAAACATTTAATTTTTATAACATGCCCCATATATTCCCAGCCATAATGCGATTCTAAATCCGTTACGATTTGTTCCAGTTTTATACCGTGTAAAGGATTGTTTTTTTGTGTTTCCACTAGATATTTTCTATTAAACTTTTAATTTTTACTGCCTTCTCAAAATGATCCAATTTATGAGTTTGTATCCACCAAGTAGCAGCTTCCATTAACAATTCTGGATCATCATTTTTGTTTTTAAAAAAAGCATAAAAAGAGACTCCAACGGAGTCTCCTTTTTGAGCAATTTTTTTATTGCAAACGTCTATGATTTTATCTTTTAAAGCAAGTGTCATAAAAACAATTAGCGTCTATTATCGTTATTTCTACTTTTAGATTTAGTTCTATTACGACCACCTGAATTTGATGACGAATTCCCCTTAGATTTAGATTTTTCGCCTTTAGGTTTATTATTTCTAGGTTGTTGTCTTCTATTTTGTCCTGGTTTAATTGGTGCTGTAGAGGCGTTCGGGTCAGGTTCAAAACCTTCTAAAATATCAACTGGTAATTTCATACCAATTAATTTTTCGATATCTCTTAAAAAAGTTGTTTCGTCTGCACTTACTAAACTTATCGCTTCTCCATTAGCTCCTGCACGACCAGTACGACCAATACGGTGTACATAATCTTCTGAGATATTTGGGATTTCAAAATTAATAACGTGTGGTAATAATGGGATATCTAAACCACGTGCAGCAATATCTGTCGCGACTAGCACACTAATACTTCCACTTTTAAAACCTGCTAAAGCTTTTGTACGTGCCCCTTGACTTTTATTTCCGTGGATTGCAGCAGCTTTAATACCTGCTTTAATCATTTTTTCTACTAATTTATTAGCACCATGCTTAGTACGGTTAAAAACCAATACTTGCTTCCAATTACCATCAGTAATTAACTTGATAATTAAATCTGTTTTTTTAGCTTTGGCTACTCTAAATACTTTTTGAGTAATAGCTTCAACTGTTGTGTTTTCTGGTGTTGCTTCAACTTGCACTGGATGATTTAAAATCCCGTTTGCTAATTTTCTAATCTCTTTAGAAAAAGTTGCAGAGAACATTAAATTTTGACGTTTGTCCGGCATTAGTTTCATTACGCGTTCTATATCACGCAAAAAACCCATGTCTAACATACGGTCTGCCTCATCTAACACGAAAATCTCAACACGTTTTAAAGATAGTAAGCCTTGACTTTCTAAATCTATCAAACGTCCTGGCGTAGCCACTAATACATCAATACCCTGACGGATAGTTGCAGCTTGTGGTTTTTGATTAACACCTCCAAAAATTACAGCACTGCGCAAGTTTAAAAACTCACTATACTCTTTTACGTTAGCATACACTTGTGCAGCCAACTCACGTGTTGGTGTTAAAATTAACGCACGTATAGGTCTATACTTTTCTTTCGGGTTTTCCGATAAGATATGTAATAATGGTAATGTAAAACCTGCTGTTTTACCTGTTCCTGTTTGTGCCGAAGCCAATACGTCATGCCCTTCCAATACTGGAGGGATGGCTTTTTGTTGAATTGGACTTGGTGTAGTGTATCCTTTTTTACTAATTGCTTTTAGTAAGGCTTCGGATAGGCCTAAAGATTGAAATGACATAAATACCGTTTATCGAGATAAACACTATTTAGTTAGGTTACCTCTTTTAATATGATGCAAAGGTACTGTTAAATAATGGTTTTAGTATTTTTATTGGGTTTTGTTTAGGGTTTAGGTATTTAATTTTACCAAAAAATCATACTAAATTCGGGTAAGCCTAAATAGGATTCTATAAACAAGAACCCTATACACAATTAAGCATTTTTACTTTCAATAACCATATTATGAGTTGCATTATAATTCTATTTTTTTTGATTTCTCTATGCTTAAAAGATTAAAATCTAGGAGTAAAACAGAACTAATAAAACAGATGTTCAATAATGCAGAAACTATTTTAGGATTGTATAATGATAACTATGTTTCTGAAATAAAAAAGTATCTAACTGAATTGAATAAAGATAATCAGAAAGAACTTGATGAGTATAATAGATACAAATCCCAAATAGAAACCAGAACACCTTTTCAATTAGAGGATTTAAACAATTTTGAAATAGTTTATGATTCTTCCCTTACAAAAGCAAAACAATTAAAGTTTCATTACAACGGGCAAGGTGGTGTTTATAGACGTTTTTTTCAACCAGGCTTTGTAAAATTTAATATTGAAACATTAAAACCTTATCTAACAAAAGAATTTAAAGGCCAGTTTAGGAATGTAATGACGAGGCTAATTCTCCTTGATAATTAGTAATTTAATTATAAAGTACTTACAGTCATCCTTGCAA
This portion of the Olleya sp. Bg11-27 genome encodes:
- the trpB gene encoding tryptophan synthase subunit beta; this translates as MSFNINDKGYYGEFGGAYIPEMLYPNVEELRQNYLKIMAEPSFKEEFDLLLKDYVGRPSPLYFAKRLSEKYNTKIYLKREDLNHTGAHKINNTIGQILMAQRLGKTRIIAETGAGQHGVATATVCALMGMECIVYMGEIDIARQAPNVARMKMLGAEVRPALSGSRTLKDATNEAIRDWINNPVNTHYIIGSVVGPHPYPDMVARFQAVVSEEIKWQLKEKEGRDKPDYVIACVGGGSNAAGAFYHYLDDTEVKLIAVEAAGKGIHSGESAATSILGKEGIIHGSKTLLMQTPDGQITEPYSISAGLDYPGVGPMHAHLYKTGRAEFISITDDQAMTSGLQLSQLEGIIPAIESSHAFAVFEDKKFNPEDVVVINLSGRGDKDLQNYIDYFKL
- a CDS encoding GIY-YIG nuclease family protein; translation: MLNLFQYHTRKENNKPKRHTELVLVALKRINNKPQRHAELVSVSHNMKTSYTYIISNKYRTTFYTGVTSNLSKRITEHQNGIGSEFTKKYNLKDLVYYEEFTDINQAIAREKQIKNWKKKWKLNLIKEKNPFLTTLQIM
- the trpA gene encoding tryptophan synthase subunit alpha, with protein sequence MNRINQKLKEDKKLLSIYFSAGYPSLNDTVSIIQNLEKNGVDMIEIGLPFSDPLADGPTIQASSTKALKNGMTTDTLFNQLKDIRQTVSIPLIIMGYFNPMLQYGVEAFCKKCQETGIDGLIIPDLPVDVYNDQYKATFEKYGLINVFLITPQTSVERINFIDSISNGFIYMVSSASVTGGNSGFGIAQTDYFKRIADMKLNNPQIIGFGISDNKTFTQATQYAKGAIIGSAFIKHLTNNGNTNIKAFTDTILN
- a CDS encoding GNAT family N-acetyltransferase, producing the protein MATITFREATLEDKPMLLQFEQQLIAFERPFDRILKDDCSYYDLDFLIQSKDIKLIVAAVDNTLIASGYAKIIKAKPYHKITEYTYMGFMYVDPEYRGQGVIQNIIEHLKQWSISINVFETRLEVYSENTSAIKAYQKKGFRNRMIEMKMDLK
- a CDS encoding tRNA (cytidine(34)-2'-O)-methyltransferase; this encodes MLNIVLIEPEIPNNTGNIGRLALASGSRLHLVKPFGFELSDKRLKRAGLDYWKHLDVVIYESKEDFFNTNKNENFAFFSSHGTQSHWDIPFKDNQFLVFGKESVGLDKTLLKTHSNSLYKIPLYSEHIRSLNLANSVGIVVFEGLRQLSN
- a CDS encoding YitT family protein, which encodes MDSKRSKLIKSLSEYAQIALGIILASIGLKAFLLPNGFLDGGVTGIALLINRLVHTNISLLLVLLSIPFLIIGYFTVSKRIILKSVISILGLALFIHFENFGIITEDKFLISIFGGLFLGSGIGIAIRNGCVLDGSEILGVFINDRFGISIGKVILLFNVILFTITAFVISKEIAMYSILTYIVTAKVTDMVIEGFEDFIGVSIVSKDFDKIKVEIIKELGTGMTIYKGKRGFINQGETEDIDIIHTIINRIDIKKMYRIISNIDEDAFIVEFDVNNVKGGVLRRYLDRKKGVNSAKFLSETPMQ
- a CDS encoding VF530 family DNA-binding protein, which translates into the protein METQKNNPLHGIKLEQIVTDLESHYGWEYMGHVIKIKCFTDNPSIKSSLKFLRRTPWARTKVENMYLQYLKKNK
- a CDS encoding DUF6500 family protein, yielding MTLALKDKIIDVCNKKIAQKGDSVGVSFYAFFKNKNDDPELLMEAATWWIQTHKLDHFEKAVKIKSLIENI
- a CDS encoding DEAD/DEAH box helicase → MSFQSLGLSEALLKAISKKGYTTPSPIQQKAIPPVLEGHDVLASAQTGTGKTAGFTLPLLHILSENPKEKYRPIRALILTPTRELAAQVYANVKEYSEFLNLRSAVIFGGVNQKPQAATIRQGIDVLVATPGRLIDLESQGLLSLKRVEIFVLDEADRMLDMGFLRDIERVMKLMPDKRQNLMFSATFSKEIRKLANGILNHPVQVEATPENTTVEAITQKVFRVAKAKKTDLIIKLITDGNWKQVLVFNRTKHGANKLVEKMIKAGIKAAAIHGNKSQGARTKALAGFKSGSISVLVATDIAARGLDIPLLPHVINFEIPNISEDYVHRIGRTGRAGANGEAISLVSADETTFLRDIEKLIGMKLPVDILEGFEPDPNASTAPIKPGQNRRQQPRNNKPKGEKSKSKGNSSSNSGGRNRTKSKSRNNDNRR